CTGTACAATTTACAAAACCTGAGTCTTATTAGAAGGCTGAAAAATATTAAACAGCAGCTAAAATCTCTAGGGGGATGTCTCATCAAGCCCAGTCATGGCCAGTTGTAGAGCAAAGAGCATCAACTATTAACTTCCCTCCACCATGTCTTCAAAGCAGAACCAGCTGCAGTGTTGACACAAGTTTCCCTGAGCCCCAGGATCCATCACTCAGTCTAGCCAGAAAGGAGTCTCTGGATTACACTTATATCAAATCCAAGTCATCGGCTGTTAAACTGGTCAGACTGATGGGGGTTGGGAGAACAGATTTTGTAGAaataaaaacactaaaaaaacataaaaccatTAACATACTGGCACCATGAACACTGCTCTAGCCATTTTCATGTCACCTcattgggcagttgcacctgtttcTGACCCATGCAAAGCTTATCATAATGGACAGGAATCCTCATTACATGGTGTGCTAGTGAAAAAAAAGTGTCTGCCGGGGAAAAAAGCAGTGGAAAAGCTCAAGGTCTAGGATGTCAAAACCATGTGACTTGAAATTtataaagcaaaaaaacaaaaacaacccccccccccccccccccaagattagCCCACCTATCTACTGAGTCACTATGCAGGGTACTGCAAAACATACTATAATTTAGaataggatatccacaatgaatatgcatgagattgactggtatacactacctccattgtatacaaatctttttcatgcatattcattgaggaaatcctgaaaacctgactgacaagggggcaCTCCAGGACCAACTGTGGAAACACTGATTTGAATGCCTAGTAGCCTTGGTAGAATTCTTATTAAATAACCAACTAGTTCTCCCTACATACCAAAAATGTCACCTTTTAAAtaagtggcatagccatgggtggttacaggcccacccagtagcagcacacctatgatgtggctagtAGGATAGACCTACTAgctaaaaactcccaacaacacTCCCTCCTgagtatcttttaaatagcagatctttgctggcagctggccccacagccttccctctgacacacacccacctatgcggaaacaggaaatttgtcagagggaaggctgtgggggcggTGTGAGCATTGTGTATCAGTCGGTGCCactgaagatctgctatttaaaagctaCAAGGGGCGGGGGGTGTTTGAGacatcatatggcatgcaggcaggtGAGAGAGACCAAATTGCCtgtggagagggggcagggcagggttcttctgcccatccaccttggacccaagcccacccaaaattgggtgcctggctacacccctgttttaAATAGTTATACTTACAGCAAAGTATTTGCAAATATACCACCAAATGTTCTCCGAGTTAGAAGTTTGTCCTACATTTCCCACAAAACAGGAGTCTTAAAGCAGGTCTACATTATATTGATGCACTTACATCACATTTATGCTTTCCTGATATTTGCTCCTCACCCCTCTGACAGTCTTGCCAGAGAGACTAGAGAGAGAATGAAGCACACTTACTTCTGTTCCTTCACCGTGCTGCTGTCAATGAGAAATGGAATCTCTTCTCTGCCTGCCCTCCCCAGCATAAGGAGGTTCTTCTCCAAGTTAATGACGCACTGGAATACAAGAAAGTCCACAAGGATATTAGCACAACACTGCAAGAGATTGGCCTTGGTGTTAGTGTTGACCTCATGTTTACTGTATAAGAGCCTTGCATTTTAACTGagagagtagtctagtggtaacAACAATGGGCTGACAACTAAGGAAGCCAAATGCTGAAATCCATTTTCCCTCCACTTACTCACCTCGGGCAAGTCAATAGTTTCCAGACACCCAGTTAAAACTGTAGGCTGATTTGGGCAAAGAACTGATTTGTTTTTGAAATTGAAAATGCTCTAACTCAACTTTTGAGCATCATTAGGCTAAAAAGCCTTTAAAAAACTCAACGGACATGCATGCTGTCAGGCTGGTGCAGATGCGAAAAACCATTTCACTACAGCTGCATTTAAAACTTTTGCAAATTGGGGAGCCAAACATGGCTCTAGCTAGCTGTATTTCTGAGCCTCAAGTCTATATATTGCAGGCTGAGTGCAGACCCATATGCAGTGATGTTCAATTAAGAAATATGCAAATCATGCACGGGATCACATAGGCACAGATATTGGAAATGATTCTTCTGAGCTAAGCCAGCCAGGGTAACTAATTCCTtaatagcaaaagaaaaaaatgcctgGTGAAGATCTCCATCTGTTAAGCAACTTTCGACTTAACAATCGATTTGTTAGTTGAATCAACATGTACTTGCTCCTTGTACAAGGGCCTCCTCCACAGTGACCCAATCAAAGCGATCACAAGTGACCTACCTTCAGGGCGCGCAAAGTCTGGATGCCGAGGGACAAGTTTTTCTCattgtcctctgagaaaaaaaaatactttgatTCAGGATGAAAATTGTACTTTCAAACTATTTTGTCTGTTTGACATCGTTCAATGGGCTTCGCTCAATAAAGGATTTCTGCTATAGACACagaggagtgaattctatatatatggtgccaaaaaaatcagagctgtaaaaagcactattctataaaccatgcttaaaaagttaggtgtggtttatagaatagtgcttacacctgggaatagcgcctaactgaaatgtggtgtacaggtacaaatcaaagaagggtatacacaaaaagtagcacatatgagtttatcttgttgggcagactggatggaccgtgcaggtctttttcctccgtcatctactatgtatatgttactatgtggtgTAAAtcattgtgcctaaattaggtgtgtatcctcattattctataactatgtgcatatattttaggaatgctcccattccacccatgaccttcccatttccataCCCCATTTTTGAACTTGTGCATAAAATGTAGGCGTGGATCCTGCgcctgaatttacatgcatatattgcaattaaatttaattagtgccaataattgcttaatgAGCCTATCAGCAataattagttcattattcaactaaattgcacacacaaattgggcacatgtcccaaatttgtatgcacaatttttagtgacttttatagaattcggaaGAGAATGGGGAAAGTCATTTTTGAAAGGCCTCTTTATTACACACAGATACATTACAACAGACAGAAATGGTCTAGTAGTAGGAACATACTAACACTCCTAAATGCCCCGattttaaaagtaaaatattCAGAATGTGCAACGAGCAATAAAAAGAGCTAAGAACACACATAGGGAAAGGCTTCTGCAGGAGTCGtcaactaaacaaaatgaatgcTTAACATGCATTCTTCTGTATTCTAAACAATCTATGTTTCTACAGAAGATACTTATGATAAATTGGGGAATTCTATCGGTTCATCAAGTATTTAAGGAATATAAAATACAGTGGGGTCAACGTACCTATGACAGTTGCAGAACAGTCCATTCTTATGGACCCTATTTTAATGGCCAAGTGTTCCAACTGACCAATGACCTTCATATTAGCAGGTAAGGAAATGTTTTTATCttcattcttggtgtcttttatATGTTCTTTTAATCTGTATTGGAAGAGGAGAATTCTTTCAGTTGTGCTAAACTTATACTATGCATGCCATAAATCTTATttttcccactgatgctccttgtaatcttggtcAGGTCAtttcatcctccattgcctcaggcacaaacttaagGCCAGATTTATTTGCATTCATTTGTGTTAACTTTGTTATGATACTCTACATTAACGTGAGTTAACGCCATTTAACAATACTAACACAGGAATCTACCAATCAAAGTTTCCTCAATATTAAATTCCAATAATCTTATAGGAAAGTTCTTAAATTAATCATACTATTATATTATCGTAcaactttgtttatttatttcaacaTCTTATTTTTCTACAAAAATCTTTTTTCTATACAAAAGCACAGCAAACTGTCATAGACATATAAACCATAACCCTTCATTCATACATTCCCCACATTTATAATATATTAGCACCAACAATCGCCTGTGATGAAAACATCTTGTTTGAAGAAACAATAGCTGATTATTGCATAAACGTTTTGGACATTACGATCGGTCTAAGTGGTGGTAAATTTAGAACTACCTGTTTAGAAAAGAAACAGACTGTAATTCTCTCCTTCATTATCATAGCTTTCACCCTCAAAATCTAAGAGATGGTATCCCGATGGATCAACTGCTGAGGGTTAAAAGGCTGTGCTCAAGCAAAGTAGACTATAATCAACAAGCATCTGTAGTAGCAGAATGGTTTGTCCAATGTAAATATCCAAAACCAGTTATTAAACGAGCAATAAAAAGAGCTAAGAACACACATAGGGAAAGGCTTCTGCAGGAGTCGtcaactaaacaaaatgaatgcTTAACATGCATTCTTCTGTATTCTAAACAATCTATGTTTCTACAGAAGATACTTATGAGACATTGGGGAATTCTATCGGTTCATCAAGTATTTAAGGAACCCCCAAAAATAGCTTacaggagggctcaaaatctggGTGAGCTCTTGTCTGCTTCGAGATATAATAGGTCCATGGAGCCAGCTGCTGGAGGCTATTCTAAATGTAATACATGTATCTATTGCAAATATAGTATATGTACTAACTGTATCATATTTGGAAATAACAGGACACACTATTTGAAAAATGAAACTAATTGCAATTCCCAAGAGGTAGTTTATGGGATCTGTTGTCCATGTGGCAGATGGTATATTGGCTAtacaataaggaaaataaaaataagaatatcAGAACATCTTAGCAATATACGATTGAAGAAACTGGAGGCACCTCTTGTTGTCCATTGGGCGGAGGCTAAGCATGAAATAGATACATTGCGTTTTGTAGTGTTATACCAGCTGAAAAATTCTAGAGGTGGGAATGGCCCATACAAATTGAATCGAATAGAACAGAAACTTATATTTCTTTATGATACCCTTGAACCAGCTGGTTTAAATCGTGAAATAGAATGGGACTTGGTGAGGTAATTATGTTCCTGTGGACGTAAGATGGGAACACTGTGATTGGACACAAGTTAATCTCTGGAAGAGTTTAAATAGAGCAAGCGGGTTGCTCTATAATATATTTGTATACAGAGCTTGGGAAAGTGACGAAAGGTTGGACGGGTTGAGTTTTCCTGCTATGGTGTGCTAAGAATATTTGTATTATTGGAGATCTGGTGAGTGGAATTGAAGTTATACTTATATACTATCATTATAGCTGATGGCATGTAAAAGTAATTATAGACAATTTTATGCACAGACTGACAGCTCCTGAGGATGCCAATTGAGCGAAACACAAATTTTGTGTCGGACTGGACAAGCATTTGGAGAGTGAAACAAAGAATGGTTAACCCCTGGAGAAGGTTTTTAATATGTTATAAATGTGGGGAATGTATGAATGAGGGGTTATGGTTTATATGTCTATGACAGTTTGCTGTACTTTTGTATAGAAAATGATTTTTGTAGAAAAATAAGATGTTGACATAAATAAACAAAGTTTTACGATAATATAATAGTATAATTAATGTAAGAACTTTCCTATAAGattattaagtagaggagtgtggtagccgtgttagtccactcttaaggttatcaatagaaatcaaacaaaataaaacatggaaaagaaaataagatgataccttttttattggacataacttaatacatttcttgattagctttcgaaggttgtccttcttcgtcagatcggaaataagcaaatgtgctagctgacagtgtatataagtgaaaacattcaagcattactatgacagtctgaatatcaatgatatgctttgatgtccccatgcatacctcctacccacccccctcctcccaccctatcagactgtcatagtaatgcttgaatgttttcacttatatacactgtcagctagcacatttgcttatttccgatctgacaaagaagggcaaccttcgaaagctaatcaagaaatgtattaagttatgtccaataaaaaaggtatcatcttattttcttttccatgttttattttgtttgatttctattgataactataAGATTATTGGAATTTAATGCCATTTAACACACattgagggacatttttgaaggaatgtccaagtcagaattgaaaCGACCTGCtcataatgttaaaaaaaaaaaaccctgtccatctcatagccatttttgaacaagaCAGACATTCAGATTTCCTATTTGAAAATACATAAGGACGTCTTTATGCTGGAGACGTTCATCCTGAAcaatcattttacaaactgaaacatttaaattataaacGGGGGAAAACAAGGCACAGGGACAACTGTCTGGCAACATTCttataaaaatggccacacagatatccttgcaaaacaggggtagcctagtgattagtgcaatggactgtaaaCTAACAGACCTAGGTTTGAATGCCACTATAActcttagttgttttttttttttgtaaatatgatccctccaggaacagaaaaatgcctactgcacctgaatgtgtAGACACCATTTCCATAGCTTTCAGGCTTACAGGTGTCTTATTTctgtaggtacagtaagtatttttcattCATGGAGGGAGtaccaggaaagaaaaaaaaatcaatagagttacagtgagatttgaatctgtgtcccttggtttatagTCCATTGCACTacccaccaggctactcctctgacttgcttgttgctttgttcagaatggccataatacctgcagctgacttatagcctggttttcctttccaatttcactttcaggagagagggagggggatagcaaccactgggagattaaggaggggtcatgccttaatccttccagtgggcagctgcttaatcagagcatctttttgtaacttggatgtgactgaaacaggttgagataaaaacatccttcttttaaacatggatgtttttttccatttgaaaatcgctgttggacatcctacttatgggccctccctagtcccatccaaaacatgcccacaacactCCCCCTAGCTATTTGGATAAATTGCAGTGTGAATCacccaaattctgactttccaaagtgggatttgaatgtttttagcaGATGTATGTTTCTTTCTGCATTTTgaggcatccatctgctttgaaaatgaggctcCACTGCCAATATTAGGATATGTGTTACACATGTTAATGTGGAATAATATGCATTAAGACATAAATACACATTAGTAAATCCAACCCTTAGACTCTAAACTCTCTTGAGGAAGGAACctcctactgtacttgaattgtAACTCACCCGGAGCTTAGCTTTGGAAAGGTGAGTAATCAAATCCTAATCTAGAGGCAACTTTAGacaatttacatgtataaaaataaaagtcatttATACATCTATATCAGCATACACATATAAGTAGGGACTTTAGAACAAGTTTCaattttatttagatttgatACACTGCACCTGGAGAGGcctttcaaggtggtttacaataactaAAATATAAGTACaggaaaaatgaaaaagaacTATAATCAATGAACAGGAcagaggagaaggagaaatagaGAGGAGGCGGGAGGTGAGAGAGAAAATCTACATTGCTGATCCATCTACTGCAGTACCCCATTCTGTCCTGAGCCAGTGACAAACCAGACTAGGTAAATCAAGGACTAAAGCTTCCACAAATAGAAAGGTCTTCAACtcaaaagccacattgagcctgcaaataggtgggaaaatgtggggtacaaatgcaacaaataaataaattgtcccACAATTATTCGAAGTGAAGGTGGAAAGGGAGAAAGTTCCACAGTGAGAGACCAGTGACACTGAAAATTTTGGATTGATTAGAGTTGAAATGATGGAATAGCAAGACAACTGTGGTGGGATGAGCAAAGATTCCTGGAGGGGATGATGGTAAGCATAAAGAGAGTTGGGCATGGTGTTCCTTATGGGTCAATAAAATAATTTTGCAGGAGTTCCAATGGAAGCCAAAATTCCATTTCGAAGAAGCAGAGAAACGTGACCAAATTTCTTGGATCCACTCACTAATCTTACAGCCAAGTTCTGGACAATTTGAAGACAGGGAATGTCTTGAACACTAGATCCTTGGAGGAGGGTGTTACAAAGTGTATGCTTGCAACACCTACGGATTTAGAAGTGGAGGGTGTTCTGGGCATGGGTGGACAGACCTTGAAAGTATATGTATAATCCATACTTTGCAATGGCAATACAAGTACACTTCAAAAAGTTTTGCAATcaccatttacacctgctttgagTCACCCAAGCATGGGTTAACTTCTTGTTTCGACTTGGGCTTGGGAGGAGAGCTGGAGGAGAAATTGTGCTTAGCCCTCAGATGTTGAAAACAATTTCAAAATGACAAATGACTTAGTGCCCACTTTCTATGCACAGTTTTAGGAAATCTGGCCTGCCCAGATTTACATAGTAAAATCTGCTTATACGTGAAAATGCCACTACTTACATATATAAAGCCCTGCGTGAACCTGCTCTTTATGTGTTTTACTTGAAAAGGGCTGTTCCCACTGTATGTGCTGCCAAATACGTAcaagaatatggaaaaaaaacctGTATTTTAAAAAGGTCTCTCTGTTTAGTAAACCTTTTGTAACATACAATGCAATTGCTCAACGTCTCAACTTAAACATCCCTTTGCAGACCTAGATAACCTATATAATATTGGGTCtcgtgcagtggtgtgctggagccggctcgcaccggctcgcaagagccggttgttacattttgtaccgacttgcAAGCTGGTTGTTTCCtactgcgagccggctctcctccctcctgctCGCCCGATCGATCGCCGCCCGATCTGGTCCCTCACTGTCACCGACCgtcacctgactcttctaattcttctgcggggcaggcagtcttgccttcCCGCTatcagtgctgactctcccctgccagttcgcgctttaaaaatggccgccgagacttccagaggcagccttgcgagacttctactgaagtctcggtggccattttgaagcgcggaCCAGCagaggagagtcagcgctggtagtgggcaggcaagactgcctgccccaccgaagaattagaagagtcaggtcagtgggggacggatccggagggagggaggagaagtcgccggtgaacaactcgggaggggtggcaggggagagaagggagtctctgggcatgggtggatggaggggagagaactaagggtcactgctggacatgggtggatggatggcaggggagaggagggtcactgctgggcatgggtggatggagagcaggggagaggagggtcactgggtatgggtggatggagggcaggggagaggagggtcactgctggacatgggtggatggagggcaagggagaagagggtcactgggtatgggtgcatgcagggcaaaggagagaagggtcactgtaGAATCCATTTTGCAGGCTCAGCAGGACTCCATCGGCGGAGAGTGGGTGGCCGGTACCTCTGCCCCGgtgtcctccctcccacccaccaccgcCATCTGCACACTGCCTCCCATATCCAAAAAGACCCGGTGCTtatgcttgcaaaaaaaaaaaaaagaaaaggctacctctactgcgcatgctcagctaaCCGGCTGGTTTCCCCTccctatcgcatgcaaatgatccTGTTCGCAAAAGCAgcaaccagctcatttgcatgcaattcgcTTTtggaatccctctgtatttccaaatcggtaaatttTACAGAGGTGGAAATACAGAGTGATTTTTTACagggaccttagtgcatctagTTGCCAGGCGGCAGTGGAGGAAGATCACTAATGTGACAGATAATGCACCTCAAAAGATGTAGCCAACTGCATTCCTTGTTATCAGATGCATTTAATATGCAATAATAATATCTACAGGACCTTAACATGTATTTACAGCAAACGTTAATCACAACATTTTAGTAAATAGGAAACTAAATGCATGAGGGTATGGATGCATTCAATGCCATACAAGCAAAGCTGGATTTCCATTAGGCTCATTAAGTATGtgccttaaaaataaaaacagctgGAGCTACTTATATATACAGAACTTGCACAAAATACATATTAAGTTTAAGAAAAATATTGTGCTGTAGAGTATCTAAATGTTTGAGCATTTTATTTAGTTATTGTTGTCATAAGTactatatattttattgttttacattttaaaatgttatattattgaattttaatatttcttATATAAACTGCCTTGAATAATCTTGATTGGATTGGAAAGGGTGGTTTataacattttataaataaattagaAAGGGAATGAAAGTGAAGTCAGGATTTTCTATGCATAATGCTTACCCCAGTCTGTCCACACATGCAGAAGATATTAGGTTATGCCGACTACCTGTGTCAATCATGATTCTCATGTCCCTTCCAGCACACTGCAAAAATAACAAATTATTGAAGAGAATGAAGAATGACAATAGAGATTAGAGAATTATTAGTGTCTGTGTCTTCCTCATGTTAACCATCAGAACATCCTGCTTCAGTCAGTATGGACAGAGCTGCCAAGATGGCTCTAGGGCCCgcccccagcccagcccagcctgcCCCTAGCTCTGCCCTTCCACTTGCTCCGCCCAGCTCCACCACAACTCCACCCATTGCTTCACCATCCAACCCATTGTTCTAACCCATAATAGCTGATATGCAGCCAGCGGCAAAGGGAGTGGTCTCCttgtc
This portion of the Microcaecilia unicolor chromosome 4, aMicUni1.1, whole genome shotgun sequence genome encodes:
- the NRIP3 gene encoding nuclear receptor-interacting protein 3, whose product is MFYSGILTDGSRKETEIREAAALRQQRRMKQAVQFNHKDSADLLPLDGLKKLGTSKDTQPHNILQRRLLETNLSKLRSSRGTQSNKFNQLKTESSKRSEEEDLIFVNCQCAGRDMRIMIDTGSRHNLISSACVDRLGLKEHIKDTKNEDKNISLPANMKVIGQLEHLAIKIGSIRMDCSATVIEDNEKNLSLGIQTLRALKCVINLEKNLLMLGRAGREEIPFLIDSSTVKEQKSLEA